A window of the Streptomyces griseochromogenes genome harbors these coding sequences:
- a CDS encoding SDR family NAD(P)-dependent oxidoreductase, with the protein MTQRTTLITGATQGMGRALALDLAPRGGTVLLHGRDRDRLEAVAAEARVIAPDTTIRTYLADLSDLNQVHAMADRIRAAEPHLDGLINNAVAGGGAEPLKRELSRQGHELRFAVNHLAPYALTRGLLPLLTASTPARVINVASIGQEAIDFGDVMLERGYEGLRAYCRSKVAMIMATFELAAELQGSGVTVNALHPAHLMDTNGVRTYGLTPVTSTDEGVRPTVRLLLDPELGTTTGRYFDQFRDVRAHEQVYDAEACERLMKLTHSLIG; encoded by the coding sequence ATGACCCAACGCACCACTTTGATCACCGGCGCTACCCAGGGCATGGGCCGCGCTCTCGCACTCGATCTGGCGCCGCGCGGCGGCACCGTCCTGCTGCACGGCCGGGACCGCGATCGACTGGAGGCCGTGGCCGCCGAAGCACGCGTCATCGCCCCCGACACCACCATCCGTACTTACCTCGCCGATCTGTCCGACCTGAACCAGGTGCATGCGATGGCCGACCGCATTCGTGCGGCGGAGCCGCACCTCGATGGTCTGATCAACAACGCGGTGGCGGGCGGCGGTGCCGAACCGCTCAAACGCGAGCTGAGCCGCCAAGGCCATGAACTTCGCTTCGCCGTGAATCACCTCGCCCCCTACGCTCTCACCCGCGGCCTGCTGCCCCTGCTCACCGCTTCGACTCCCGCCCGAGTGATCAACGTCGCCTCGATCGGCCAGGAGGCCATCGACTTCGGCGACGTCATGCTGGAACGGGGCTATGAGGGGCTGCGCGCCTACTGCAGAAGCAAGGTGGCCATGATCATGGCGACCTTCGAGCTGGCCGCCGAACTGCAAGGCAGCGGAGTCACGGTGAACGCCCTCCACCCAGCCCACCTGATGGACACGAACGGCGTCCGCACGTATGGCCTCACACCCGTCACCAGCACGGACGAAGGCGTCCGGCCGACAGTGCGTCTGCTCCTCGACCCGGAACTCGGCACCACCACGGGGCGATACTTCGACCAGTTCAGGGATGTACGTGCCCATGAGCAGGTGTACGACGCCGAGGCCTGTGAGCGCCTGATGAAGCTGACACACAGCCTGATCGGATGA
- a CDS encoding tryptorubin family RiPP precursor — protein sequence MKLLFALRNKVSAQKSLKKSAWYFWY from the coding sequence ATGAAGCTTCTCTTCGCCCTTCGCAACAAGGTGTCCGCTCAGAAGAGCCTGAAGAAGAGTGCCTGGTACTTCTGGTACTAG
- a CDS encoding cytochrome P450 — MRRTLFHPRLAALFRDHLGQDVFRLEPDTVGVAGHEAADRILAARRATETERPTFKPLHGRSISRGEASSVMRTIGGDVREALKKPRSRPEDVDLSGVWPLRGHLFLRDLILGQDPYRLRILMSRNLELTPKLTWAVIAAGAALPGRVGRRGAPLTAIAGLTAEAAGYQERRYAMGMYRRAAAPVCFTVSTLVANALWLGAPFDPGTPNRHILYEAMRLLPPSWNILRNACPEYAALDERIGTGDDVLVLPLLSHRDPKLWEDPHVFRPERWETLDPDTAPGYLPFGHSSERCWGRHMVMPLAELLLDLVRGAGLAVSPEQTSAKVPLVGLLGVEDVQVTRVRRAAV, encoded by the coding sequence ATGCGCCGCACGTTGTTCCATCCGCGACTTGCCGCCCTGTTCCGGGACCACCTAGGGCAGGACGTGTTCCGGCTCGAACCCGACACCGTCGGGGTCGCCGGGCATGAGGCCGCCGACCGGATTCTCGCCGCCCGCCGGGCCACCGAGACCGAGCGGCCCACGTTCAAGCCGCTGCACGGACGCTCGATCTCGCGCGGCGAGGCGTCCTCGGTGATGCGGACGATCGGCGGCGATGTGCGCGAGGCACTGAAGAAGCCCCGCTCCCGGCCCGAGGACGTCGATCTGTCGGGGGTGTGGCCGCTCAGGGGACATCTGTTCCTGCGGGACCTGATCCTTGGCCAGGATCCGTACCGGCTGCGGATCCTGATGAGCCGCAATCTCGAACTGACCCCCAAGCTGACCTGGGCGGTGATCGCGGCGGGCGCCGCGCTCCCGGGGCGGGTGGGCCGGCGCGGGGCCCCGCTGACCGCCATCGCGGGCCTGACGGCCGAGGCGGCCGGATATCAAGAGCGCCGATATGCCATGGGCATGTATCGGAGGGCGGCGGCACCCGTGTGCTTCACGGTCTCCACCCTGGTCGCGAACGCTCTCTGGCTCGGCGCACCGTTCGACCCCGGCACGCCGAACCGGCACATCCTGTACGAGGCCATGCGGCTGCTGCCGCCGTCCTGGAACATCCTGCGCAACGCCTGCCCCGAGTACGCCGCCCTCGACGAGCGCATCGGCACGGGCGACGACGTCCTCGTCCTGCCCCTTCTCTCCCACCGGGATCCCAAGCTGTGGGAGGACCCGCACGTGTTCCGCCCGGAGCGCTGGGAGACCCTCGACCCCGACACCGCGCCCGGCTACCTCCCCTTCGGCCATTCCTCCGAGCGCTGCTGGGGCCGGCACATGGTGATGCCGCTCGCCGAGCTGCTCCTGGACCTGGTACGCGGCGCGGGCCTCGCCGTCAGCCCCGAACAGACCTCCGCGAAGGTTCCCCTCGTCGGACTGCTCGGCGTCGAGGACGTCCAGGTGACGAGGGTGCGCCGTGCAGCTGTCTGA
- a CDS encoding nuclear transport factor 2 family protein, which translates to MRRNLLDVFNEPDPERRSAAISQTYSEDVVWHEPDRVNHGREALAKRATELRAQTPDWVFEPDGPVSVNDDLGHLGFQYGLAGQPPLVSGMDIAHCKDGVIVELYTLVTEVRG; encoded by the coding sequence ATGCGTCGCAACCTCCTCGACGTCTTCAACGAACCGGACCCCGAGCGCCGCAGCGCGGCCATCTCCCAGACTTACTCCGAGGACGTCGTGTGGCACGAACCCGACCGCGTCAATCATGGCCGCGAGGCTCTCGCCAAGCGCGCCACAGAGCTGCGCGCGCAGACCCCGGACTGGGTCTTCGAACCCGACGGCCCCGTCTCCGTCAACGACGACCTCGGCCACCTCGGCTTCCAGTACGGTCTGGCCGGCCAACCACCCCTCGTGAGCGGTATGGACATCGCCCACTGCAAGGACGGCGTCATCGTCGAGCTCTACACCCTCGTCACCGAAGTCCGTGGCTGA
- a CDS encoding cytochrome P450 family protein: MQLSEPSDEIGNETETEMVGDSFARHPHDVYRRWREEGGVRKVRFAGAAPLAGWVVTGHAACRAALADPRLSKDGATEAYARHEGLPVGGPGGGLTSHMLNSDPPRHTRLRRLVQQAFTQRRVADLRPRIEAHVTTLLDALDGTDEGDEVDLIARFALPLPLAVIFDLLGADPAAHGILQVRGHTVSGDGGDGEVSVPTAEAMLERLRALIAEKRARPGDDLLSALLTAGDGGDRLTGQEVTSMAFLLVIAGHQTTVNLVANGLLALLAHPAQLAAVRADPSLIPSLTDEVLRHESPFALASLRYTTEPVTIDGTTIPAGEFVQIALAAANRDPEVFADPDRFDVTRDASQHLAFGHGVHHCLGAPLARLQAEIAFAHVLRRFPGLRLAHPERTAEWQDNPRHRGLLTLPVRLR; this comes from the coding sequence GTGCAGCTGTCTGAGCCGTCGGACGAGATCGGGAACGAGACCGAGACCGAGATGGTGGGTGACTCCTTCGCCCGCCACCCTCATGACGTCTACCGGCGCTGGCGCGAAGAGGGCGGTGTCCGCAAGGTCCGCTTCGCCGGTGCCGCGCCCTTGGCCGGGTGGGTCGTCACAGGGCACGCCGCCTGCCGGGCGGCCCTCGCCGATCCCCGGCTGAGCAAGGACGGCGCGACCGAGGCGTACGCCCGTCACGAGGGACTTCCCGTCGGCGGCCCGGGCGGCGGGCTCACCAGCCACATGCTCAACTCCGACCCGCCCCGCCACACGCGCCTACGGCGTCTGGTCCAACAGGCGTTCACCCAGCGGCGGGTGGCGGATCTGCGCCCCCGGATCGAGGCACACGTCACGACGCTGCTCGACGCCCTCGACGGGACGGACGAGGGCGATGAGGTAGACCTGATCGCCCGGTTCGCGCTCCCGCTGCCGCTGGCCGTGATCTTCGACCTGCTGGGCGCGGACCCCGCCGCGCATGGGATCCTCCAGGTCCGCGGTCACACGGTGAGCGGGGACGGCGGCGACGGGGAGGTGTCCGTCCCGACGGCCGAGGCGATGCTGGAGCGACTGCGCGCGCTCATCGCGGAGAAGCGGGCCCGCCCGGGCGACGACCTGCTCTCCGCTCTCCTCACTGCCGGCGACGGAGGCGACCGCCTCACCGGGCAGGAGGTCACCTCGATGGCGTTCCTGCTGGTGATCGCGGGTCACCAGACCACTGTCAACCTAGTCGCCAACGGCTTGCTCGCGCTGCTCGCCCACCCCGCGCAGCTCGCCGCCGTACGCGCCGACCCCTCACTCATCCCCTCCCTGACCGACGAAGTCCTGCGCCACGAGAGCCCGTTCGCTCTCGCGAGCCTGCGCTACACCACCGAGCCCGTGACGATCGACGGTACGACGATCCCGGCCGGGGAGTTCGTCCAGATCGCGCTGGCGGCCGCCAACCGCGACCCGGAGGTCTTCGCCGACCCCGACCGGTTCGACGTGACCCGCGACGCCTCCCAGCACCTGGCGTTCGGCCACGGCGTCCACCACTGCCTTGGCGCACCGCTGGCCCGCCTCCAGGCCGAGATCGCCTTCGCCCACGTACTGCGGCGCTTCCCCGGTCTGCGCCTCGCTCATCCGGAGCGCACCGCCGAGTGGCAGGACAACCCCCGGCACCGCGGCCTGCTCACCCTGCCGGTCCGGCTGCGCTGA
- a CDS encoding GNAT family N-acetyltransferase — protein MTEIRTPRLLLRSWHDDDLTPMADINADPRVMRWVDDGSVRDLDHTAEDIERWEEEWDEEGFGLFAVELLASGELIGFTGLSVPEFLPEVMPAVAICWRLGSQFWGQGYASEAAHATLEFALQDRGLDRVISINRVGDNASENVIRKLGMVPERETAHPVYGYPLRVHAIDLTEFQA, from the coding sequence ATGACCGAGATCCGCACACCCCGTCTCCTCCTCCGTAGCTGGCACGACGACGACCTCACGCCGATGGCGGACATCAACGCGGACCCACGGGTCATGCGCTGGGTCGACGACGGCTCGGTGCGCGACCTGGACCACACAGCCGAGGACATCGAGCGGTGGGAGGAGGAGTGGGACGAGGAGGGCTTCGGGCTCTTCGCCGTCGAGCTGCTGGCCTCGGGCGAACTGATCGGCTTCACGGGCCTGTCCGTGCCCGAGTTCCTGCCGGAGGTGATGCCCGCCGTGGCGATCTGCTGGCGGCTCGGCTCACAGTTCTGGGGCCAGGGATACGCGTCCGAAGCCGCGCACGCCACGCTGGAGTTCGCGCTCCAGGACCGCGGCCTGGACCGCGTCATCAGTATCAACCGGGTGGGGGACAACGCCTCCGAGAACGTCATCCGCAAGCTCGGAATGGTGCCCGAGCGGGAGACGGCACACCCGGTGTACGGCTACCCACTGCGCGTTCACGCCATCGATCTCACCGAGTTCCAGGCGTGA
- a CDS encoding zeta toxin family protein: MAQPGAGKMPTTGAWQAQAGTYVRERRGDVVIEITPACAAAFVAGASLFRQAGYRVELVVLAVRAADSRQGTAARYAQVSPRNVPARFTTAAGHDSHFAVLPEVVATAEQLSAVDSVLVMRRDTHRLYHNACDGQGLGRGTALPRWPWSQSRPAPTRPRKPRDSGPSSVGCTLRCRITATTSSRSPDWHVR, encoded by the coding sequence ATGGCCCAGCCCGGCGCCGGCAAGATGCCGACTACCGGGGCCTGGCAGGCGCAGGCCGGGACGTACGTGCGCGAGCGGCGCGGGGACGTGGTCATCGAGATCACCCCGGCATGCGCCGCCGCCTTCGTCGCGGGGGCGTCCCTGTTCCGGCAGGCCGGCTACCGGGTGGAGCTGGTGGTCCTGGCGGTGCGCGCGGCCGATTCCCGCCAGGGCACGGCCGCTCGCTATGCCCAGGTGAGCCCGCGGAATGTGCCTGCGCGGTTCACCACCGCAGCCGGGCACGACAGCCACTTCGCGGTCCTGCCCGAGGTGGTGGCGACGGCCGAGCAGCTGTCAGCTGTCGACTCGGTCCTGGTGATGCGGCGTGACACCCATCGCCTCTACCACAACGCGTGTGACGGCCAGGGGCTTGGGCGCGGCACCGCGCTGCCGCGCTGGCCCTGGTCACAGAGCAGGCCCGCCCCTACACGCCCGAGGAAGCCGCGCGATTCTGGTCCATCCAGCGTCGGTTGCACACTGCGATGCCGCATCACCGCGACGACCTCATCGCGATCCCCGGACTGGCATGTCCGCTGA
- a CDS encoding dienelactone hydrolase family protein produces MSDDDPIIDFTRRSVALEGVEKTVYVSGAGPAVVVLPEMPGISPDVLRFARWVRDAGFTVHVPSLFGTDGAFPTVEGGREVVRRACVSAEFRAFAGGGTSPVTAWLRGLARQAHTACGGPGVGAIGLCFTGNFALTMALEPAVIAPVVNHPSLPLDDPGGLELDAADARAVRDRLNRDGLTVLAYRFEGDRWCTGQRFAAYRALLGDAFDGRVLPDSAANSAPPPFFADLVGTPHSVVTAHLVDEAGHPTVRARDEILAFLTDRLHPHGNRPLPAT; encoded by the coding sequence ATGAGCGACGACGATCCAATCATCGACTTCACCCGCCGGAGCGTGGCCCTGGAGGGGGTGGAGAAGACGGTGTACGTGTCCGGGGCCGGGCCCGCCGTCGTGGTGCTGCCCGAGATGCCGGGCATCAGTCCCGACGTCCTGCGGTTCGCGCGCTGGGTGCGGGACGCGGGTTTCACCGTCCATGTGCCCTCCCTGTTCGGGACGGACGGCGCCTTCCCCACGGTCGAGGGCGGCCGGGAGGTCGTCCGCCGCGCCTGTGTGAGCGCGGAGTTCCGCGCCTTCGCCGGAGGCGGCACCAGCCCGGTGACGGCCTGGCTGCGCGGCCTGGCACGCCAGGCCCACACCGCGTGCGGTGGGCCTGGGGTGGGCGCGATCGGCCTGTGCTTCACCGGCAACTTCGCCCTCACCATGGCCCTGGAGCCGGCAGTGATCGCCCCGGTGGTCAACCACCCGTCGCTGCCGCTCGACGACCCCGGAGGACTCGAACTCGACGCGGCGGACGCGCGCGCGGTGCGTGACCGGCTCAACCGCGACGGACTCACCGTCCTCGCCTACCGCTTCGAGGGGGACCGCTGGTGCACGGGGCAGCGCTTCGCCGCCTACCGCGCACTGCTCGGCGACGCCTTCGATGGGCGCGTCCTCCCGGACAGCGCCGCCAACTCGGCCCCGCCGCCCTTCTTCGCCGACCTGGTCGGCACCCCACACAGCGTCGTCACCGCCCATCTCGTCGACGAGGCCGGCCACCCCACGGTCCGGGCCCGCGACGAGATCCTCGCCTTCCTCACCGACCGCCTGCACCCGCACGGGAACCGACCGCTGCCCGCCACCTGA
- a CDS encoding winged helix-turn-helix transcriptional regulator produces MTGGAQLMQAEAEERYEAFHTECPARDVVDHVTSRWGIWVLISLRSNDLRFYELRKSIQGISEKMLAQTLRALVQDGLVWRKVEPTTPPQVTYGLTEFGRDVGEPLTELFDRITRRLSPRSAGARPAH; encoded by the coding sequence GTGACGGGAGGCGCGCAGCTCATGCAGGCCGAGGCGGAGGAGCGGTATGAGGCGTTTCACACTGAGTGCCCCGCGCGCGATGTGGTCGACCACGTGACCAGCAGGTGGGGTATCTGGGTGCTGATCTCCTTGCGGAGCAACGACCTCCGGTTCTACGAGCTGCGCAAGAGCATCCAGGGCATCAGCGAGAAGATGCTCGCCCAGACCCTGCGCGCGCTGGTCCAGGACGGCCTGGTCTGGCGGAAGGTCGAGCCGACGACGCCGCCCCAGGTCACCTACGGGCTGACCGAGTTCGGTCGGGACGTCGGCGAGCCGCTGACGGAGCTGTTCGACCGGATCACACGGCGGCTGTCGCCGCGCAGCGCAGGTGCACGCCCGGCCCATTAG
- a CDS encoding ferredoxin — protein MRITIDKDVCIGSGQCALTAPSVFNQDDDGFSALLPGREDGGSDPLVREAARACPVQAIEVTQD, from the coding sequence ATGCGTATCACCATCGACAAAGACGTGTGTATCGGCAGTGGCCAGTGCGCGTTGACCGCTCCATCGGTCTTCAACCAGGACGATGACGGGTTCTCCGCGTTGCTTCCGGGCCGAGAGGACGGGGGTAGTGACCCACTGGTGCGCGAAGCGGCGCGGGCTTGCCCGGTACAGGCCATCGAGGTCACACAGGACTGA
- a CDS encoding GlxA family transcriptional regulator produces the protein MTETARQSEDGAGPAAGPGALRVGVLAYPDCFGSEVFGVPDLLTMAGHVAGPDAPGYRVSVVSPRRRVTASGGASLDVRPLREVDVFVVPGFELRPDTDLNARLARLAPEIAAIRAQAAAGTAVVSLCVGAFLLAEAGLLDRRRATISWLHADELARRCPDADVRPEHLVVTDTGVTTTAAFSAMYDFALDLVRRHNGVRVARTTARLALVDDARTSQTPYVDPRLLPQPGREFSQRVMRRLDQNLAERYDLAALADAFQISTRTLLRRFAEETGRSPLAHLQASRVSRASHLLETTDRTVAAVAAAVGYQDPGTFAALFARHTGHRPSVYRAAFRRTARASAPDGPVAIEP, from the coding sequence ATGACGGAGACTGCGCGGCAGTCGGAGGACGGTGCGGGTCCGGCCGCCGGACCGGGTGCGCTGCGGGTCGGGGTCCTGGCGTACCCGGACTGCTTCGGGTCCGAAGTGTTCGGCGTCCCCGACCTGTTGACGATGGCCGGGCATGTCGCCGGACCGGACGCGCCCGGCTACCGGGTGTCGGTCGTCTCGCCTCGCCGTCGGGTCACCGCCTCGGGCGGCGCGAGCCTGGACGTGCGTCCTTTGCGCGAGGTCGACGTCTTCGTCGTCCCCGGCTTCGAACTGCGCCCGGACACGGACCTCAACGCGCGGCTCGCCCGGCTCGCCCCCGAGATCGCGGCGATCCGCGCGCAGGCCGCCGCCGGCACCGCCGTCGTCTCCCTCTGCGTCGGCGCGTTCCTGCTCGCCGAGGCCGGGCTCCTCGACCGGCGCCGGGCCACCATCTCCTGGCTGCACGCCGACGAACTGGCCAGACGCTGCCCGGACGCCGACGTGCGGCCCGAGCACCTGGTCGTCACCGACACCGGGGTGACGACCACAGCCGCCTTCAGCGCCATGTACGACTTCGCGCTGGACCTGGTCCGCCGACACAACGGCGTCCGGGTGGCCCGCACCACCGCACGGTTGGCGCTCGTCGACGACGCGCGGACTTCCCAGACCCCGTACGTCGACCCGCGGCTCCTCCCGCAGCCCGGCCGGGAGTTCTCCCAGCGGGTCATGCGGCGGCTCGACCAGAACCTCGCCGAGCGGTACGATCTCGCCGCGCTCGCGGACGCCTTCCAGATCAGTACCCGCACGCTGCTGCGCCGCTTCGCCGAAGAGACCGGACGCAGCCCGCTGGCCCATCTGCAGGCCTCCCGGGTCAGCCGCGCCAGCCATCTTCTGGAGACCACCGACCGCACCGTCGCCGCCGTCGCCGCGGCCGTCGGCTACCAGGACCCCGGCACCTTCGCCGCCCTCTTCGCCCGCCATACCGGCCACCGCCCGAGCGTCTACCGAGCCGCCTTCCGCCGCACGGCCCGGGCGTCCGCTCCGGACGGCCCTGTTGCCATCGAACCTTGA
- a CDS encoding VOC family protein: MTVRRVVPNIQSEAAQESRDFYGLLGFEEVMNHGWIMTLASPSNPAAQVSFMASDKTAPLTPDMSVEVDDVDAAYAAMQERGVEIVHPLQDEEWGVRRFFVRDPNGRVVNVLGHR; the protein is encoded by the coding sequence ATGACCGTTCGTCGAGTCGTACCCAACATCCAGTCAGAGGCCGCGCAGGAGAGCCGGGACTTCTATGGCTTGCTGGGCTTCGAGGAGGTCATGAACCACGGCTGGATCATGACACTCGCGTCGCCGTCCAATCCGGCGGCGCAGGTCAGCTTCATGGCCAGCGACAAGACGGCGCCGCTCACCCCCGACATGAGTGTGGAGGTGGACGACGTGGATGCTGCCTACGCGGCCATGCAGGAGCGCGGTGTGGAGATCGTCCATCCCTTGCAGGACGAGGAGTGGGGGGTACGACGGTTCTTCGTCCGCGACCCCAACGGCCGTGTTGTCAACGTGCTGGGTCACCGCTGA
- a CDS encoding SDR family oxidoreductase, which translates to MIVVTGATGNVGRPLTRALAEAGQQVTAVSRHARVVPDGVRHVAADLAEPAGLEPALDGAKALFLLLSGDMHAAGAGPADIIGRAAAGGVRRVVLLSTQGVATRPLGPSRVAMRAVEDVLRESGLDWAILRPGGFASNALWWAESVRARRVVAAPFGDVGVPIIDPTDIAEVAAACLLDDRHTGGVYELTGPEVITPRQQTQAIAAALGSPVRFHDLTRDEAKAAMAQSMPAELAEDTLEILGSPSPAELRVSPDVQRVLGRAPRPFADWAALNIAAFR; encoded by the coding sequence ATGATCGTGGTGACAGGGGCTACCGGGAATGTGGGCCGGCCGTTGACGCGGGCGCTGGCCGAGGCGGGCCAGCAGGTGACGGCAGTGTCACGGCACGCGAGGGTAGTGCCGGACGGCGTCCGCCACGTGGCGGCCGACCTGGCCGAGCCGGCCGGCCTTGAGCCCGCGCTGGACGGGGCGAAGGCACTGTTCCTGCTGCTGTCCGGCGACATGCACGCCGCCGGGGCCGGCCCGGCCGACATCATCGGCCGAGCCGCGGCCGGCGGGGTCCGCCGCGTCGTCCTGCTCTCCACGCAGGGCGTGGCGACCAGGCCCCTCGGTCCGTCGCGGGTCGCGATGCGCGCGGTGGAGGACGTGCTGCGGGAGTCCGGCCTGGACTGGGCCATCCTGCGGCCGGGCGGCTTCGCCTCCAACGCCCTGTGGTGGGCCGAATCCGTCCGCGCCCGGCGGGTCGTCGCCGCGCCCTTCGGTGACGTCGGGGTGCCGATCATCGACCCGACGGACATCGCCGAGGTCGCGGCGGCCTGCCTGCTGGACGACCGGCACACCGGCGGCGTGTACGAGCTGACCGGCCCGGAAGTGATCACGCCGCGCCAGCAGACGCAGGCCATCGCCGCCGCACTGGGCTCGCCAGTGCGGTTCCACGACCTCACCCGCGACGAGGCCAAGGCCGCCATGGCTCAGAGCATGCCGGCGGAGCTCGCCGAGGACACCCTGGAAATCCTCGGCTCCCCGAGCCCGGCCGAGCTGCGCGTCAGCCCGGACGTCCAGCGGGTCCTCGGCCGCGCTCCGCGCCCCTTCGCCGACTGGGCCGCTCTCAATATCGCCGCGTTCCGCTGA
- the pspAA gene encoding PspA-associated protein PspAA produces the protein MIVRIMGEGQWKLDDSHFPELNALDDELLEEMESGEEEGFRRALGALLDAVRRLGSPIPDDALDPSELILPAPDATLAGVREMLGDDGLVPG, from the coding sequence GTGATCGTGCGCATCATGGGCGAGGGCCAGTGGAAATTGGATGACAGCCATTTTCCTGAGCTCAACGCCTTGGACGACGAACTACTTGAAGAGATGGAAAGCGGAGAAGAAGAGGGTTTTCGGCGTGCCCTGGGAGCACTCCTCGACGCTGTACGCCGACTTGGTAGTCCCATCCCCGATGACGCATTGGACCCAAGCGAGCTGATCCTCCCAGCGCCAGACGCAACCCTCGCTGGAGTCCGCGAAATGCTTGGCGACGACGGACTGGTTCCCGGCTGA
- a CDS encoding DnaJ C-terminal domain-containing protein, which translates to MEPCDLIGPERGFPAGLRDGQKVRIRELGGLGKHGGAPGDLYFIVHIDR; encoded by the coding sequence TTGGAGCCGTGTGACCTGATCGGCCCAGAGCGTGGCTTCCCCGCCGGCCTCCGGGACGGGCAGAAGGTTCGGATCAGGGAACTTGGCGGGCTGGGGAAGCATGGCGGTGCGCCCGGAGATCTGTACTTCATCGTGCACATCGACCGCTGA